Genomic window (Saccharomyces cerevisiae S288C chromosome X, complete sequence):
TCTCTGTTCTTTCAACATCTCGATATTTAACTTTTCGTTTGGCATTATAGTGTTATACATAACAATATCTAGATTTCAGTAGAAGACTTTTGCGTAAGTTATAACGAACTAAACAAGCAAGAGGTAAAATACGATATAGTAAGAAGCTCAAGTGctaaaactttttttctctacGAAAGGAGGAATAGCATATGGTTTTCTTCCCTTTTACAGTGCTTCGGAAAAGCACAGCGTTGTCCAAGGgaacaatttttcttcaagttAATGCATAagaaatatctttttttatgtttagcTAAGTAAAAGCAGCTTggagtaaaaaaaaaaatgagtaAATTTCTCGATGGATTAGTTTCTCACAGGTAACATAACAAAAACCAAGAAAAGCCCGCTTCTGAAAACTACAGTTGACTTGTATGCTAAAGGGCCAGACTAATGGgaggagaaaaagaaacgaatgTATATGCTCATTTACACTCTATATCACCATATGGAGGATAAGTTGGGCTGAGCTTCTGATCCAATTTATTCTATCCATTAGTTGCTGATATGTCCCACCAGCCAACACTTGATAGTATCTACTCGCCATTCACTTCCAGCAGCGCCAGTAGGGTTGTTGAGCTTAGTAAAAATGTGCGCACCACAAGCCTACATGACTCCACGTCACATGAAACCACACCGTGGGGCCTTGTTGCGCTAGGAATAGGATATGCGACGAAGACGCTTCTGCTTAGTAACCACACCACATTTTCAGGGGGTCGATCTGCTTGCTTCCTTTACTGTCACGAGCGGCCCATAATCgcgctttttttttaaaaggcGCGAGACAGCAAACAGGAAGCTCGGGTTTCAACCTTCGGAGTGGTCGCAGATCTGGAGACTGGATCTTTACAATACAGTAAGGCAAGCCACCATCTGCTTCTTAGGTGCATGCGACGGTATCCACGTGCAGAACAACATAGTCTGAAGAAGGGGGGGAGGAGCATGTTCATTCTCTGTAGCAGTAAGAGCTTGGTGATAATGACCAAAACTGGAGTCTCGAAATCATATAAATAGACAATATATTTTCACACAATGAGATTTGTAGTACAGTTCTATTCTCTCTCTTGCATAAATAAGAAATTCATCAAGAACTTGGTTTGATATTTCACCAACACACACAAAAAACAGTACTTCACTAAATTTACAcacaaaacaaaatgatCAGAATTGCTATTAACGGTTTCGGTAGAATCGGTAGATTGGTCTTGAGATTGGCtttgcaaagaaaagacatTGAGGTTGTTGCTGTCAACGATCCATTTATCTCTAACGATTATGCTGCTTACATGGTCAAGTACGATTCTACTCATGGTAGATACAAGGGTACTGTTTCCCATGACGACAAGCACATCATCATTGATGGTGTCAAGATCGCTACCTACCAAGAAAGAGACCCAGCTAACTTGCCATGGGGTTCTCTAAAGATCGATGTCGCTGTTGACTCCACTGGTGTTTTCAAGGAATTGGACACCGCTCAAAAGCACATTGACGCTGGTGCCAAGAAGGTTGTCATCACTGCtccatcttcttctgctccaatgtttgttgttggtgttaACCACACTAAATACACTCCAGACAAGAAGATTGTCTCCAACGCTTCTTGTACCACCAACTGTTTGGCTCCATTGGCCAAGGTTATCAACGATGCTTTCGgtattgaagaaggtttgATGACCACTGTTCACTCCATGACCGCCACTCAAAAGACTGTTGATGGTCCATCCCACAAGGACTGGAGAGGTGGTAGAACCGCTTCCGGTAACATTATCCCATCCTCTACCGGTGCTGCTAAGGCTGTCGGTAAGGTCTTGCCAGAATTGCAAGGTAAGTTGACCGGTATGGCTTTCAGAGTCCCAACCGTCGATGTTTCCGTTGTTGACTTGACTGTCAAGTTGGAAAAGGAAGCTACTTACGACCAAATCAAGAAGGCTGTTAAGGCTGCCGCTGAAGGTCCAATGAAGGGTGTTTTGGGTTACACCGAAGATGCCGTTGTCTCCTCTGATTTCTTGGGTGACACTCACGCTTCCATCTTCGATGCCTCCGCTGGTATCCAATTGTCTCCAAAGTTCGTCAAGTTGATTTCCTGGTACGATAACGAATACGGTTACTCCGCCAGAGTTGTTGACTTGATCGAATATGTTGCCAAGGCTTAAATAAAGCAATCTTGATGAGgataatgatttttttttgaatatacaTAAATACTACCGTTTTTCTGCTAGATTTTGTGAAGACGTAAATAAGTACATATTACTTTTTAAGCCAAGACAAGATTAAGCATTAACTTTACCCTTTTCTCTTCTAAGTTTCAATACTAGTTATCACTGTTTAAAAGTTATGGCGAGAACGTCGGCGGTTAAAATATATTACCCTGAACGTGGTGAATTGAAGTTCTAGGATGGTTTAAagatttttcctttttgggAAATAAGTAAACAATATATTGCTGCCTTTGCAAAACGCACATACCCACAATATGTGACTATTGGCAAAGAACGCATTATCCTTTGAAGAGGTGGATACTGATACTAAGAGAGTCTCTATTCCGGCTCCACTTTTAGTCCAGAGATTACTTGTCTTCTTACGTATCAGAACAAGAAAGCATTTCCAAAGTAATTGCATTTGCCCTTGAGcagtatatatatactaaGAAAGGAATCATACTCTCTTATGTGCCATAATTCTGTTAGGAGCGGAAATAAGGCTGGTTTTTTGGGGATCAAGTTCGGAAGTGCTCTTCTCTCAATTGCCACAGGTGCCATTGCTATCGCATTGCTATGCAAGTTCCACGACCACGAAGCGGTACTGATAGTTATTGTATGCTCGACATTGTTATATGGAATACCGTCACTGATATCGTTTATCACAGAGACTGTTTTTGCGCCTAGCAAGTTTCATATTGGATACTTTTACAACGTTCTTAATTTTGCATTGCCACTGATCACCATGGGCTGCACAGTGGACTATTTTCATAATACCTTGAGGAGCCCAATATCGGTACAAAGCGAGTCTCACAGAGTCTATATAACAACTCTGGATTCTTTGTTAATTTTCACACTTTTCATTAATGGCATACAATTAGGATTCTTCCTGAAGGATGGCAATGCGAACAATTTCGGCAGCTCATCTAACAATATTAGTACGGATCAATATGACAAAGAAGCAAATGCGGTGGAAAATGGTAGATTTGTACCCCTTAAGAACTCTTCACAGACCTTAACACCAGATTTGGAATTATTACACGGTAGTCCCAAGAGTATGAATGGGGTAGCGTGGCTGATTAATGAACTCTCCACAAATTCAAACACAAACGCAAACAAAACCATATCATCCGATGAAAATTCAAACTCTTCAGTTATTCGACACAAATTAGGACCGATTAGCACCAGCAAGTGTCCTAAAAAGCCATCTCATTCGCATTTTtctaaattgaaaaaatataacagtttctttttgggtcctaaagaaaatcgatacaaaagaaatacacAACAAGCTACTAAGGTTCcgacagaaaagaaaagcaaccACCGAAGTAGCCAGTATGTATCCAGACTATCAACCATATCTGACATCTCGAAAAGTTTCCTGAATTTCTTAGCATTAAACGAAAAAAACGGGAATTCGACTTCCACTGCGAGAACACCAAGTGAAGGAAGAGtttcaataataattaACGAAGGAAATAATACTTTGAAATACAAAACTCCCCATGATTCGCATACTATTGATTCTCCAAACTTGGAGTTAGAAAGAGAAGCTATTGGGAGAATTAATAGTGCCTTACTTCCTGCATGTTTGAGAGTAACAGATAAAATGATATCCCCACAGCAAAGCACTCAAAATGAGGACTCATACCAAGCAACACCATTGATACCCCAGGTGGAAGTTGACGATGATTTCTATGTAGGTGATATCTTAATGACTAATGAACTACAAGACATTCCACAAGTCCCAAGGATATCATCTGATATAGAAGACGATTTCGAACAACAATATACCAAACACGTGGATTTGCCAGCCCGTGTCACTTTAGAGATGTGGGAAAAGGATCAGGAGAAAATACTTCAAAAAGTAACCACAAACCGGGATAAAAGCAAATTACTACCCCCTTTCAGATTCACCTCTGAAAGTGATATGGATCCAAGTACATCCACCGAATTGGAAGTTGAACTGCATGCCCAAAACAACTTCAGCTTTCCCTTTAAAAGTGCAGGATTACAAATTGCTACATCAGACCAATTTAACCAACAGGAGTTTAAAACTTCAGATACTATTAGCGAACTAGATGAGTATTTACATGATCCCAGCATTCAAGAAGAGGATGCAAGTCAGCTGATTGAAAGCAGTTTGAACCAAAACAACCTATCCTCAACTACTATTGACAATGGCCCAAAGGATATGAGTAGATTTAGTACAAGGCATTCACCAACCAAATCGATAATTTCCATGATCAGTGGATCAGGAAGTGTCAAGCACCAACATTCACACAGCACCCTAAGCAACTTTTTTACGGGTCATTCAAGAAACAATTCTCAAATAAATCAGCTATTACAGGgttcttcttctaataTGATGTCCAACACCTCACCGCATTCATCTCCAACCAAGTCGTTGAGAATGagatttggaaagaaattgTCATTATCAAATATCTCTGATACAATGTCGCCATATGAGGGTAGTACAACAGATCCGATAAACTACTCGTTTGGCCATGGTCACAATAAAAACCAGAGTATTGATTTTAGCTACGTACGTACTTTGCAAAGCAGTCATTCACCTACAAAATCAACCTCGGGAAATTCTCGTCGGGATTCTTTAAACAATGATAGAACCCAGAGTACTGTTAATGAAAGAGCGCTTAGAACTGCAAGTACATTATTCTATCTCCAGCACAATAACGCCACATGTACATTGAACGGAGAGGAGCCAGTTCTGGACACACCACAATCTATACAGTCATCATCAAGCGGTTCTGAGCAAGAATCGGCGGGATCTGGTTCTGGCTATCCAGAAGTAGTGTTCAGCGAGTATGATAGAGAAAAATGGAATGTTTTGAGGAATCTAAAAGAGATAGCGCCCGAAAAAACTATAGAGAGCGGACCTGTTGAAGAACTAGTCTCTCCCAGTAAATAAACCAACCGACTTATTCATATGTATCAAAGATACCTATGGGAACTGCTAAAAGCAACTATTTTGATCCCGTAGAACACGATTTAtttcattaaatttttttttttttttttttttttcactttcttgCGATGAGATGCACatagtaaaagaaaagtataCCAGTGTAGTGCGTAAATTAATACCTATATAATAATTCATTTTCGGTGACTCAACATTCCCTGCCTATATTTTAAGCACCTGCAAGAAATATAGATTATATACGAAGGATGGATTCTACTGATCTGTTCGATGTTTTCGAGGAAACACCTGTTGAGCTTCCTACAGATAGtaatggagaaaaaaatgctgATACAAACGTAGGAGATACTCCAGATCATACCCAGGATAAGAAGCATGGccttgaagaagaaaaagaagagcaTGAGGAAAACAACagtgaaaataaaaaaatcaaatccAATAAGAGCAAAACGGAagataaaaacaaaaaagttGTAGTACCAGTGTTGGCAGATTCGTTCGAACAAGAAGCCTCTAGAGAAGTGGATGCATCGAAAGGACTGACAAATTCAGAAACCTTACAAGTTGAGCAAGACGGTAAAGTCAGATTATCGCATCAGGTCCGCCACCAGGTTGCACTACCACCGAACTATGATTATACGCCTATCGCTGAGCATAAGAGGGTAAATGAGGCTCGTACATATCCATTCACATTAGACCCTTTCCAGGACACTGCAATCTCATGTATAGATAGAGGCGAATCTGTGTTGGTTTCTGCGCACACATCGGCTGGTAAAACAGTTGTGGCTGAATATGCCATCGCACaatctttaaaaaataagcaaAGAGTCATTTATACCTCTCCAATTAAGGCTCTATCAAACCAAAAATACAGAGAACTTTTAGCAGAATTTGGAGATGTCGGTTTGATGACTGGTGATATCACGATCAATCCGGATGCAGGCTGTTTGGTCATGACCACTGAGATTTTGAGAAGTATGTTATATAGAGGCAGTGAAGTTATGAGAGAAGTTGCCTGGGTCATCTTTGATGAAGTGCATTACATGAGGGATAAAGAAAGAGGTGTTGTGTGGGAAGAAACGATTATTTTACTGCCAGATAAGGTCCGTTACGTGTTTTTATCGGCCACCATTCCAAATGCAATGGAGTTTGCTGAATGGATATGCAAAATTCATTCTCAGCCATGTCATATTGTCTACACAAATTTCCGTCCAACTCCTTTACAACATTACCTGTTTCCAGCCCATGGAGATGGTATTTATCTGGTGGTTGACGAAAAAAGTACCTTCAGAGAggaaaatttccaaaaagcAATGGCGTCCATAAGTAACCAGATAGGTGATGATCCAAATTCCACTGATTCAAGAGGTAAAAAGGGTCAAACCTATAAAGGTGGCTCCGCTAAGGGTGACGCAAAAGGTGACATTTATAAGATAGTGAAaatgatttggaagaaaaagtacAATCCAGTGATTGTATTTTCGTTCAGTAAACGTGATTGTGAAGAATTAGCATTGAAGATGTCTAAATTAGATTTTaattctgatgatgaaaaggaGGCTTTGACGAAGATTTTTAACAATGCCATTGCACTATTACCAGAGACAGACAGAGAGCTACCCCAAATTAAACACATTTTACCATTATTAAGAAGAGGTATCGGTATTCATCATTCCGGTTTACTGCCCATTTTGAAGGAAGTCATTGAAATTCTGTTTCAAGAGGGATTTTTGAAGGTGTTGTTTGCAACAGAAACATTTTCGATTGGATTAAACATGCCTGCTAAAACTGTTGTCTTTACATCGGTCAGAAAGTGGGATGGTCAACAATTCCGCTGGGTTTCAGGTGGAGAATATATACAAATGTCTGGTCGTGCAGGTCGTCGTGGTTTAGATGATCGTGGTATTGTTATTATGAtgattgatgaaaaaatggaacCTCAAGTTGCTAAAGGAATGGTTAAGGGCCAAGCAGATAGGCTAGACTCGGCTTTTCACTTAGGATATAATATGATTTTGAACTTAATGAGAGTTGAAGGTATCTCTCCGGAGTTTATGTTGGAGCATtctttcttccaatttcaaaacGTTATTTCAGTACCAGTtatggaaaagaaacttgCTGAACTGAAAAAAGACTTTGATGGCATCGAAGtcgaagatgaagaaaatgttaaAGAATACCATGAGATTGAGCAGGCTATCAAAGGTTACCGTGAAGATGTTCGTCAAGTTGTCACCCATCCGGCAAACGCCTTAAGTTTCCTACAACCAGGCAGATTAGTTGAAATCTCTGTCAATGGTAAGGATAACTATGGCTGGGGTGCTGTTGTCGATTTTGCTAAAAGAATTAACAAACGCAACCCAAGTGCTGTCTATACAGACCATGAATCCTATATTGTCAATGTGGTCGTCAATACCATGTATATAGACTCTCCAGTCAACTTGTTGAAACCTTTCAACCCTACCTTACCAGAAGGGATTCGCCCAGCGGaagaaggtgaaaaaaGCATATGTGCTGTTATTCCCATAACTTTGGATTCAATCAAGTCGATTGGTAATTTGAGACTATATATGCCCAAAGATATTAGAGCCAGCggtcaaaaagaaactgttGGGAAGTCTTTAAGGGAGGTTAATCGGAGGTTCCCGGATGGTATTCCCGTGCTGGATCCTGTTAAAAACATGAAGATCGAAGATGAGGACTTTTTAAAgctaatgaagaagattgaCGTTTTAAACACAAAGTTATCCTCCAATCCCTTAACCAATTCCATGAGACTAGAAGAACTATATGGTAAATATAGTAGAAAACACGATTTACATGAAGATATGAAACAATTGAAACGCAAAATTTCAGAATCACAAGCCGTAATCCAACTGGACGATCTTCGTCGCCGTAAAAGAGTTTTGCGCCGTTTAGGATTTTGTACTCCTAATGACATTATTGAACTGAAAGGTAGAGTTGCATGTGAAATATCTAGTGGTGATGAACTGTTACTAACAGAATTGATCTTCAATGGTAATTTCAATGAGTTGAAACCGGAACAAGCAGCAGCATTATTATCATGCTTTGCATTCCAAGAACGCTGTAAAGAAGCGCCTAGATTGAAACCAGAGCTTGCCGAACCTTTGAAGGCTATGAGAGAAATTGCAGCAAAGATCGCTAAGATAATGAAGGATTCTAAAATTGAAGTTGTAGAAAAGGACTACGTTGAAAGCTTCAGACATGAACTAATGGAAGTTGTTTACGAATGGTGTAGAGGAGCTACTTTTACGCAAATCTGTAAAATGACCGACGTTTACGAAGGTTCGTTGATCAGAATGTTCAAGAGATTAGAGGAATTGGTGAAGGAGCTGGTAGACGTCGCCAATACCATTGGTAACTCTTCACTTAAGGAGAAGATGGAAGCTGTCTTGAAATTAATTCATAGAGATATCGTATCTGCTGGTTCTTTGTATTTATAGTTAATCACACACAattatgtatttttattggtatatataataaacaaatagatttcatcaacatttattatataataacaTTTTTGTTTGGGCAAGCACACTATTGATACACCCATACAACTCAATGAAGTGCAGCGTTAGTAGAGACAATAAGAGGAGTTTTAAATTCTTAAACTATATCTGGCAAAACACCACCAAAGCCAGCCAAATAGTATCTCACTGTATCTGAATGAAAGTAGATTTACCAGAATCCAGACTACCATCTTTATATAGAGATTTTAGGCcattgaaagatttaaaTCCCGATGGGTACGAAGCAAACATCAGTACATGGAGGGATTTCTTCTTGCAACAATACATCAGCAACTCCAACAGAATCATATTTACTATAGGGACAAGGACTTTGCAAGAATTAACTCATGAAGTTTATGGCGTACCGAAAAGCATTGATATAGCAATTGACGTTCTTGTTAATGAAGGAAATTTGATACCTATGGAATTATTCAATCTTGGTGGAATGTACACTGACAACAGTAGAAAAGGATTTTGGAAGTGGGTTAGAAGTTGGAAGGAGTCTACAAACATGTATAAAAGCCGGAAGGATGAAACAAATTTCTACTTGAGAGAAGACAAATTTATTATCAAAgcaaatttggaaaaagagtATCAAAGGTTTCATGAATTACTCAAAAGAAGTGTTTTTATGGAGGCTTCATCTATTACAGATTTAGTATTCACAAGGAATGAATTTGTGACCACAGAAAGTTTGCAGTCGTTCTTTTCAACCTATGATgaagaaacgaaaaacGTGTTCCTGCACTTTATAGAGAATTATAAGCACATAATAGTTTCAAAAGACAATGTTATCAAAGTCATTGCCGCTGAAGTAGAAGACATTACTAGCAGGTTCTCCAAAGGCATCACAGAAAATGACCTTCGAATTGCTAGTGTTAAAGTGGGTATTATAAACATCAACAAACAAATTACAAGgctaagaaaagaaattaatgaaTCTAACATTAAACTGAGAGGACCAGAGTTTAATGAGCTGCCGAAGAGAATAAGGATTGAATATAAACAGGCGAGATTACTATCTGAAAAACATCTTTCTAGGTTActaaagtttcaaaataacCTCGCTCAAGTAAGAACTCAAATAGACACCAGTGCTACTAATGCGGTTTTAATTCAAACTTTAAGTGAATCCAACGAAGTAATTAAGTCAATTAATGGATATATTGGTTCTACCGAAAAAGTAGAAGACTTACTAGATGAGATTAAAGAGGGTCATGACCGTACCGAAGAG
Coding sequences:
- the CHM7 gene encoding phosphatidic acid-binding protein CHM7 (Phosphatidic acid (PA)-binding nuclear envelope (NE)-specific ESCRT; homolog of human CHMP7, localizes to the endoplasmic reticulum presumably as part of ESCRT-III like complex), whose product is MKVDLPESRLPSLYRDFRPLKDLNPDGYEANISTWRDFFLQQYISNSNRIIFTIGTRTLQELTHEVYGVPKSIDIAIDVLVNEGNLIPMELFNLGGMYTDNSRKGFWKWVRSWKESTNMYKSRKDETNFYLREDKFIIKANLEKEYQRFHELLKRSVFMEASSITDLVFTRNEFVTTESLQSFFSTYDEETKNVFLHFIENYKHIIVSKDNVIKVIAAEVEDITSRFSKGITENDLRIASVKVGIININKQITRLRKEINESNIKLRGPEFNELPKRIRIEYKQARLLSEKHLSRLLKFQNNLAQVRTQIDTSATNAVLIQTLSESNEVIKSINGYIGSTEKVEDLLDEIKEGHDRTEEVNDLLAHYNKGQDEEAEEEIERELEQLELDEKNNNKEENKNQDLHEPKESSSEDLLKRLNNLKINTNEGPVQDNENHDNEIRKIMMEEQPR
- a CDS encoding uncharacterized protein (hypothetical protein; identified based on comparison to related yeast species; mCherry fusion protein localizes to the vacuole); translated protein: MHLRSRWWLALLYCKDPVSRSATTPKVETRASCLLSRAF
- the IRC8 gene encoding Irc8p (Bud tip localized hypothetical protein; mRNA is targeted to the bud by a She2p dependent transport system; mRNA is cell cycle regulated via Fkh2p, peaking in G2/M phase; null mutant displays increased levels of spontaneous Rad52p foc), whose protein sequence is MCHNSVRSGNKAGFLGIKFGSALLSIATGAIAIALLCKFHDHEAVLIVIVCSTLLYGIPSLISFITETVFAPSKFHIGYFYNVLNFALPLITMGCTVDYFHNTLRSPISVQSESHRVYITTLDSLLIFTLFINGIQLGFFLKDGNANNFGSSSNNISTDQYDKEANAVENGRFVPLKNSSQTLTPDLELLHGSPKSMNGVAWLINELSTNSNTNANKTISSDENSNSSVIRHKLGPISTSKCPKKPSHSHFSKLKKYNSFFLGPKENRYKRNTQQATKVPTEKKSNHRSSQYVSRLSTISDISKSFLNFLALNEKNGNSTSTARTPSEGRVSIIINEGNNTLKYKTPHDSHTIDSPNLELEREAIGRINSALLPACLRVTDKMISPQQSTQNEDSYQATPLIPQVEVDDDFYVGDILMTNELQDIPQVPRISSDIEDDFEQQYTKHVDLPARVTLEMWEKDQEKILQKVTTNRDKSKLLPPFRFTSESDMDPSTSTELEVELHAQNNFSFPFKSAGLQIATSDQFNQQEFKTSDTISELDEYLHDPSIQEEDASQLIESSLNQNNLSSTTIDNGPKDMSRFSTRHSPTKSIISMISGSGSVKHQHSHSTLSNFFTGHSRNNSQINQLLQGSSSNMMSNTSPHSSPTKSLRMRFGKKLSLSNISDTMSPYEGSTTDPINYSFGHGHNKNQSIDFSYVRTLQSSHSPTKSTSGNSRRDSLNNDRTQSTVNERALRTASTLFYLQHNNATCTLNGEEPVLDTPQSIQSSSSGSEQESAGSGSGYPEVVFSEYDREKWNVLRNLKEIAPEKTIESGPVEELVSPSK
- the TDH1 gene encoding glyceraldehyde-3-phosphate dehydrogenase (phosphorylating) TDH1 (Glyceraldehyde-3-phosphate dehydrogenase (GAPDH), isozyme 1; involved in glycolysis and gluconeogenesis; tetramer that catalyzes the reaction of glyceraldehyde-3-phosphate to 1,3 bis-phosphoglycerate; detected in the cytoplasm and cell wall; protein abundance increases in response to DNA replication stress; GAPDH-derived antimicrobial peptides secreted by S. cerevisiae are active against a wide variety of wine-related yeasts and bacteria), encoding MIRIAINGFGRIGRLVLRLALQRKDIEVVAVNDPFISNDYAAYMVKYDSTHGRYKGTVSHDDKHIIIDGVKIATYQERDPANLPWGSLKIDVAVDSTGVFKELDTAQKHIDAGAKKVVITAPSSSAPMFVVGVNHTKYTPDKKIVSNASCTTNCLAPLAKVINDAFGIEEGLMTTVHSMTATQKTVDGPSHKDWRGGRTASGNIIPSSTGAAKAVGKVLPELQGKLTGMAFRVPTVDVSVVDLTVKLEKEATYDQIKKAVKAAAEGPMKGVLGYTEDAVVSSDFLGDTHASIFDASAGIQLSPKFVKLISWYDNEYGYSARVVDLIEYVAKA
- the MTR4 gene encoding ATP-dependent RNA helicase MTR4 (RNA duplex-sensing translocase; ATP-dependent 3'-5' RNA helicase of the DExD/H family; involved in nuclear RNA processing and degradation as a component of TRAMP complex and in TRAMP-independent processes; TRAMP unwinds RNA duplexes, with Mtr4p unwinding activity stimulated by Pap2p/Air2p but not dependent on ongoing polyadenylation; contains an arch domain, with two coiled-coil arms/stalks and a globular fist/KOW domain, which has RNA binding activity and is required for 5.8S rRNA processing) codes for the protein MDSTDLFDVFEETPVELPTDSNGEKNADTNVGDTPDHTQDKKHGLEEEKEEHEENNSENKKIKSNKSKTEDKNKKVVVPVLADSFEQEASREVDASKGLTNSETLQVEQDGKVRLSHQVRHQVALPPNYDYTPIAEHKRVNEARTYPFTLDPFQDTAISCIDRGESVLVSAHTSAGKTVVAEYAIAQSLKNKQRVIYTSPIKALSNQKYRELLAEFGDVGLMTGDITINPDAGCLVMTTEILRSMLYRGSEVMREVAWVIFDEVHYMRDKERGVVWEETIILLPDKVRYVFLSATIPNAMEFAEWICKIHSQPCHIVYTNFRPTPLQHYLFPAHGDGIYLVVDEKSTFREENFQKAMASISNQIGDDPNSTDSRGKKGQTYKGGSAKGDAKGDIYKIVKMIWKKKYNPVIVFSFSKRDCEELALKMSKLDFNSDDEKEALTKIFNNAIALLPETDRELPQIKHILPLLRRGIGIHHSGLLPILKEVIEILFQEGFLKVLFATETFSIGLNMPAKTVVFTSVRKWDGQQFRWVSGGEYIQMSGRAGRRGLDDRGIVIMMIDEKMEPQVAKGMVKGQADRLDSAFHLGYNMILNLMRVEGISPEFMLEHSFFQFQNVISVPVMEKKLAELKKDFDGIEVEDEENVKEYHEIEQAIKGYREDVRQVVTHPANALSFLQPGRLVEISVNGKDNYGWGAVVDFAKRINKRNPSAVYTDHESYIVNVVVNTMYIDSPVNLLKPFNPTLPEGIRPAEEGEKSICAVIPITLDSIKSIGNLRLYMPKDIRASGQKETVGKSLREVNRRFPDGIPVLDPVKNMKIEDEDFLKLMKKIDVLNTKLSSNPLTNSMRLEELYGKYSRKHDLHEDMKQLKRKISESQAVIQLDDLRRRKRVLRRLGFCTPNDIIELKGRVACEISSGDELLLTELIFNGNFNELKPEQAAALLSCFAFQERCKEAPRLKPELAEPLKAMREIAAKIAKIMKDSKIEVVEKDYVESFRHELMEVVYEWCRGATFTQICKMTDVYEGSLIRMFKRLEELVKELVDVANTIGNSSLKEKMEAVLKLIHRDIVSAGSLYL